A genomic segment from uncultured Erythrobacter sp. encodes:
- a CDS encoding efflux RND transporter periplasmic adaptor subunit, giving the protein MTIDRKMLALIGGAAIIALVGGGAGYVLRGDAAHSDEAAQGVETGGDAEAEAAPGEGTIMVTEAQLRTAGIVVAAVGEGFAGGEVTTAGVLVPPTQSVGHVTARTSGVVVRILRQLGDRVAVGDALAVIDSREVAEAQGASARARRAAEAARTVLAREESLFRQRVTARQEYEAAQAAYDAARIDAQQAEQALRALGAGTGGGTTRLMTLRSPVAGEVTSVTVTPGEYVPPERELFQVADPRTVWAELMIPARDIQRVRVGQTMMLSVQGSDHPHTGRIRFLSPAVDPATGAAKAIATIDNRDGDLRVGQNVSARVTTPGSDGQRVPVVPRSAIQEVEGRSVVFVRTPRGFVVRPVTVGTGSDSAVPIISGLRVGERVATVNAFVLKAELGKAEAEHDH; this is encoded by the coding sequence ATGACGATTGACCGGAAAATGCTGGCCCTGATCGGCGGTGCCGCGATCATTGCCCTTGTAGGTGGCGGCGCGGGCTATGTGCTGCGCGGCGACGCAGCACATAGCGACGAAGCTGCCCAAGGCGTTGAGACTGGCGGCGATGCAGAAGCCGAGGCGGCGCCAGGGGAAGGCACCATCATGGTGACCGAAGCGCAACTGCGCACAGCAGGGATCGTGGTTGCGGCAGTCGGAGAAGGCTTTGCCGGGGGCGAAGTGACAACGGCGGGCGTGCTCGTGCCGCCGACACAGTCGGTCGGTCATGTCACCGCACGCACGTCGGGCGTTGTCGTGCGGATCTTGCGCCAGCTTGGCGACCGGGTCGCGGTAGGTGATGCGCTCGCTGTCATTGACAGCCGCGAGGTTGCCGAGGCGCAGGGCGCATCGGCACGCGCACGGCGCGCAGCCGAAGCCGCACGCACTGTTCTTGCGCGAGAGGAAAGTCTGTTCCGCCAACGTGTCACGGCACGTCAGGAATATGAAGCAGCGCAAGCCGCCTACGATGCGGCGCGAATTGATGCGCAGCAAGCCGAGCAAGCCTTGCGCGCGCTGGGTGCAGGGACGGGAGGAGGCACCACCCGGCTGATGACGCTGCGCTCGCCGGTTGCGGGTGAGGTTACTTCGGTGACCGTTACGCCGGGTGAATATGTTCCGCCCGAGCGCGAGCTTTTTCAGGTGGCCGATCCGCGCACGGTCTGGGCGGAATTGATGATCCCTGCGCGCGATATCCAGCGCGTTCGGGTCGGCCAGACGATGATGCTTTCTGTTCAGGGTAGCGATCACCCGCACACGGGCCGTATCCGGTTCCTCTCCCCCGCTGTTGATCCGGCCACCGGGGCGGCCAAGGCGATCGCCACCATCGACAATCGCGATGGCGACCTTCGTGTCGGCCAGAATGTCAGTGCGCGGGTCACGACGCCCGGGAGCGATGGCCAGCGGGTGCCAGTGGTGCCGCGCAGCGCGATCCAGGAGGTTGAGGGGCGCAGTGTTGTTTTCGTGCGCACGCCGCGCGGCTTTGTCGTGCGGCCGGTGACGGTGGGCACTGGCAGCGATTCCGCCGTGCCGATCATCTCGGGTCTGCGCGTCGGCGAACGCGTTGCGACCGTCAATGCCTTCGTCCTCAAAGCGGAACTCGGCAAGGCCGAGGCCGAACATGATCATTGA
- a CDS encoding TolC family protein has translation MPISLRAALMAAALATAFPALAEPITLETAIERAIASQPRLAAAEARVAAAEARTRQANVRPNPQVSLELEDFAGSGPFRGLDSTQTTLALSQQLEIGGQRSARRSVAASERDVVALALLRERNDLVRDVELAFAELAAATDQATLARDNAAQASSLANTARILVEAGRDPPLRQLRAQAALAEARAAEVETFSLMLAARRNLAVLVGSDDPELTAAEGAPKQFRPTNDPAFIGIDERLAEAERRAAAARVALAQSAAVPDVTVSGGLRRFNDGRDTAFVAGLSLPIPIRDRNRGGIEAARADETAAEYQAERVRAEARRDRAQALMLVEAAETRLAALEGPGLAQAEEAVRLAQVGYNAGRFSLLELLDVQGALTTARRSIIEARLDRARAIAALNRAYAREEN, from the coding sequence ATGCCCATATCCTTGCGCGCCGCCCTTATGGCTGCGGCGCTGGCCACTGCCTTTCCGGCCTTGGCCGAACCCATAACGCTCGAGACTGCGATCGAGCGTGCCATTGCAAGTCAACCGCGCCTTGCTGCAGCTGAGGCGCGTGTCGCCGCAGCCGAAGCGCGCACGCGTCAGGCCAACGTCCGTCCCAATCCGCAGGTCAGCCTCGAGCTCGAGGATTTTGCCGGAAGCGGTCCCTTCCGCGGCTTGGACAGCACACAAACCACGCTGGCGCTTAGTCAACAGCTCGAGATCGGGGGTCAGCGAAGCGCCAGGCGGTCCGTTGCGGCAAGCGAGCGTGATGTGGTGGCCCTGGCCCTGCTGCGCGAGCGCAATGATCTGGTTCGCGACGTTGAACTGGCCTTTGCCGAGCTGGCAGCGGCGACGGATCAAGCAACGCTGGCGCGCGACAATGCTGCGCAAGCGTCATCGCTTGCCAACACGGCGCGCATTCTGGTCGAAGCGGGCCGCGATCCGCCGCTAAGGCAATTGCGTGCCCAAGCGGCGCTTGCCGAAGCTCGTGCCGCCGAGGTTGAAACATTCAGTCTCATGCTTGCCGCGCGTCGAAACCTCGCGGTGCTGGTCGGGTCAGATGATCCGGAACTGACGGCCGCAGAGGGCGCGCCGAAGCAATTTCGACCAACGAACGATCCTGCCTTTATCGGCATCGACGAGCGGCTTGCCGAGGCGGAACGCCGCGCTGCTGCGGCGCGGGTGGCGCTGGCGCAGTCGGCCGCTGTTCCCGATGTAACTGTGAGCGGTGGGCTGCGGCGTTTCAATGACGGGCGCGATACAGCGTTTGTTGCTGGCCTATCGCTGCCAATTCCGATCCGTGATCGCAATCGCGGCGGGATCGAGGCGGCGCGAGCGGACGAGACCGCAGCCGAATATCAGGCAGAGCGGGTGCGAGCCGAGGCGCGGCGTGACAGGGCGCAGGCACTAATGCTGGTTGAAGCTGCCGAGACGCGGCTTGCCGCGCTTGAAGGACCGGGCCTTGCCCAAGCCGAGGAGGCGGTGAGGCTGGCGCAGGTCGGCTACAATGCCGGGCGCTTCTCGCTGCTTGAATTGCTCGACGTTCAAGGCGCGCTGACGACGGCGCGCCGTTCCATCATTGAAGCCCGGCTCGACCGGGCCCGCGCGATTGCCGCGCTCAATCGCGCCTATGCGCGCGAGGAGAACTGA